In Mesorhizobium sp. 113-3-3, a genomic segment contains:
- a CDS encoding L,D-transpeptidase family protein translates to MRLTIPWAICAFILLAFPALGAEKVDLVRVHKAERRLELIGDGKVLRSYGIALGGNPVGHKHQEGDQRTPEGRYMLDWRNPNSIAHRSIHISYPNADDLAAAKARNIDAGGMIMIHGQPNGFGWWGWLLQLVDWTDGCIAVTDSDMDEIWAMVADGTPIEIEQ, encoded by the coding sequence ATGCGGCTGACAATTCCCTGGGCGATCTGCGCCTTCATCCTCCTGGCTTTCCCGGCTCTGGGGGCCGAGAAGGTCGATCTGGTGCGTGTCCACAAGGCGGAGCGGCGGCTGGAACTGATCGGTGACGGCAAGGTCCTGCGCAGCTACGGCATCGCGCTTGGCGGAAATCCCGTCGGCCACAAGCACCAGGAGGGCGACCAGCGCACGCCAGAGGGGCGCTATATGCTCGACTGGCGCAACCCCAACAGCATCGCGCACAGATCGATCCATATTTCGTATCCCAATGCCGACGATCTGGCGGCGGCAAAGGCGCGCAATATCGACGCCGGTGGCATGATCATGATCCACGGCCAGCCGAATGGGTTCGGCTGGTGGGGCTGGCTGCTTCAATTGGTCGACTGGACTGACGGCTGCATTGCCGTTACGGACTCCGACATGGACGAAATCTGGGCAATGGTGGCCGATGGGACACCGATCGAGATCGAGCAATAG
- a CDS encoding DUF983 domain-containing protein, producing MSEDKAIWPPIEPISAGLHGRCPRCGEGRLFSGFLTVGKRCVNCGLDYSFADAGDGPAVFVILIIGFIIVGLALWVEVTLSPPLWLHLLVWIPLALVLCLTALRLIKGVLLTLQYANKAAEGRLDRGE from the coding sequence ATGAGTGAAGACAAGGCGATCTGGCCTCCGATCGAACCGATATCGGCCGGCCTGCACGGCCGCTGCCCGCGCTGCGGCGAAGGGCGGCTGTTTTCGGGCTTCCTCACCGTCGGCAAACGCTGCGTCAATTGCGGCCTCGACTATTCCTTCGCCGATGCCGGCGACGGACCGGCGGTCTTCGTCATCCTGATCATCGGCTTCATCATCGTCGGCCTGGCGCTCTGGGTCGAGGTGACGCTGAGCCCGCCGCTCTGGCTCCATCTGCTGGTCTGGATCCCGCTGGCCCTGGTGCTGTGCCTGACGGCGCTGCGGCTGATCAAGGGCGTGCTGCTCACTCTCCAATATGCCAACAAGGCGGCTGAAGGCCGGCTGGACCGCGGCGAATGA